A single genomic interval of Lucilia cuprina isolate Lc7/37 chromosome 2, ASM2204524v1, whole genome shotgun sequence harbors:
- the LOC111678655 gene encoding uncharacterized protein LOC111678655 isoform X2, with product MSIMGNSRDSKPMKKQLTYCCPLKQYYSNETENLVNSLQILPRVIIYKKPLKMNNSYESIINITNKGLYKRLLVYTTDSNDTTVRVYPTELTDNFLQPDQSLQITVSVEPIAKLKINRRRHVFIRSEHPNIIFSIPIIILCKDDANVSLPSSIVFAPSTVNSCTYYELILFNRSANKLQFNIKCSDSNLIINAKSFYILRKDYGKILLKLYCKDMGIVVDNLKLKFSTGENLDINYAHEPLRCSLFVDSKYINFSSLKFKREEIQKFSICNESVTDIVFYVNFISLEEYKRKSTSLLNTQILEESPFESNENLSPIDKYPFRHFEFKPKCFTIPNNTSFPVQITFRPIMHKDFQPTDNVHSPFNITSALSVSWNDAQKNICLSGKIIGPEIQILPAVLDLRQVYFGEEHCVEIKAVNNDEMCDAHVYLHDVINRETAHIEVTPAEGFILKPYQSNTFKIQFYCTVVGKFMVKLEFKVKNGGIYSMLIKGYSQHIRVKCFPDIVDYGEIPIAIPQKRLVLLMNPLTVPITVQCTVRNDGNETPLILNARNIEEHLPITVNDPFYYTQLSAKAENIDGSVVSELEDVEFKFDCEGSENSVISVRSLIDDNSSCSSEFDKLALDFIPDMSHKFVSNVKKINIFDKPELEKRVLEEALNALLKTPYFNAIEKYKNYTQMDWNTLATDPQEIYCNNEIIRLKPNTGKVIAIIVIPNIVGYQHKYIELRVCPLMQPSTNNALNNSSQIVETEHMISKLWLEYNCSVPEIKWNNEVILQDKVYAGEFFDFQMVFENTSNIGGFFYYDVIPHSNLGIMEFTNSEWKYFIEPDAKLFVPCKVKFNKLGFITLAGLIKFVGVYACYPFHIKAQVFPPKVNFIPSSISKLVDVLEPIKLYIFIENATPTTTWFQLKLKDESCMNIEPMGGQLAPTGQIMYVTLNALYKDPGTHKNVLYIATEFASIEKIPITIYVKGIPIFFEPEIRDQHLNIDTILCNTEEDYYADKPNFSKQIKVVNKGLRNYRLSIARIKSSAKPTCSLNSSKAKLTLKPNNLLISPLAINYFNIFINCCENTTVYSEFRIQLTDHSDVKHMETSSFILSTTFIIPQLTWNRREITMNYYRRHKFNEHDQWETIKLRNNTVNRVDCVNLKIAGPFKIKELFEHNYENELNFSMASFETKELFIMLNKNAIRNRLNTYYEGCITCYANSRAQKSVRLKLMVFIPKISIKQNQITLFVQNVEGSTYIELENTGEVPAIYKWKKLNEEWHYIKEDDDTQQVASMILTDLIQMLELENVDPELDTEPNMTLRYQKYKCVLKPMKDHIEVKDILNEIIENLDLMGRRYKLCYQEDLTTANNPKTNDIHFSLQSIDHTQTDINVVKDIEQFKEETEEELKDHLNSQTIYFNRKFEPTSSAASAIAEEISNENICVYHTLDHVLDHLKLDDSNVLSLPSSETCDLKNSVYFFDKCGLLHENQKEMCVLHIPPIRRGFEVRSIFQLDVVGGKSQQLEMIFVNLDKSVTLSKETIYLGLKPWYEQYRTKTYVQNTTNYQVSLKIKQDQKNPNKLPKIALGHINIKVNKTLQLLPFQTTNIRTEDQLETSAEYHLLQKLFYLEIFKSITEKDDDYLKGLNEEGNVLQEIPSFSTDLSEMENSSETVETLMNMKKEQRFFNIIQTYILVNNNEDLPNSTVLEQLLQTEKFINQLRVNTENCSILNSLYQNYLQHQKNYQDKMPINLKHFTIQSLPFELRTNILDMGNVYLNQYFKFVLKLEFIGPGELGAAVRSAVKIPGLTIDFEVVDNTAIEDLIYYRNDENTTLCDKPYLNISERQLDAETNPKLKHAHSYDINILQEHQRNIQIKERKCIRNYYNSLNTTIYKDQKHHFTYCKIFTNKTISQTKINVIILFRPQQTHYKYKQNLEDYLYIDLHMGPTLQILLRALIIDRNRHDVN from the exons ATGTCCATTATGGGAAATAGTCGCGATTCTAAACCCATGAAAAAGCAATTGACATATTGCTGTCCACTAAAACaat ATTACAGCAATGAAACTGAAAATCTAGTAAATAGCTTACAAATATTACCCAGAGTTATAATTTATAAGAAACCTCTAAAGATGAATAATTCCTATGAATCCATTATAAATATTACCAATAAAGGCTTG TACAAACGTCTTTTAGTATATACTACGGATAGCAATGATACCACGGTACGTGTATATCCCACCGAATTAACTGATAATTTCTTACAACCCGATCAATCGTTACAAATTACTGTTAGCGTTGAACCTATAGCTAAGTTGAAAATAAATCGACGCCGTCATGTTTTTATAAGGAGTGAACATCCAAATATTATCTTTTCTATACCCATAATAATATTGTGTAAAGATGATGCAAATGTTTCGCTGCCATCGAGCATAGTGTTCGCTCCCTCTACCGTTAATAGTTGCACCTATTAtgaattgattttgtttaatagatcggcaaacaaattgcaatttaatataAAGTG TTCAGATTCAAATCTTATTATCAATGCCAAGTCATTTTATATATTGAGAAAAGATTAtggtaaaatattgttaaaactaTATTGCAAGGATATGGGAATAGTAGTTGATAATCTGAAACTAAAATTTAGTACAG GTGAAAATTTAGATATAAACTACGCTCACGAACCGTTACGCTGTTCCTTATTCGTTGAtagcaaatatataaatttttcaagtttaaaatttaaaagagaagAAATTCAGAAATTCTCTATATGCAATGAGTCTGTAACAGATATTGTATTCTATGTGAATTTTATATCACTAGAGGAGTATAAGCGAAAATCTACATCGTTATTAAACACTCAAATTTTAGAGGAATCTCCATTTGAGTCCAATGAAAACTTATCACCTATAGATAAATATCCGTTTAgacattttgaatttaaacCAAAATGTTTTACTATTCCGAATAATACTTCATTTCCGGTACAAATTACTTTTCGTCCGATTATGCATAAAGATTTTCAACCAACCGATAATGTTCATTCACCATTTAACATAACATCTGCTTTAAGCGTTTCGTGGAATGATGCTCAaaagaatatttgtttaagtGGTAAAATTATTGGTCctgaaatacaaattttaccaGCTGTCCTTGACCTACGTCAGGTATATTTTGGTGAAGAACATTGTGTTGAAATAAAAGCTGTAAATAATGATG AAATGTGTGATGCACATGTATATTTACATGATGTAATAAATCGGGAAACAGCTCATATAGAAGTAACTCCTGCAGAGGGATTCATTTTAAAACCTTACCAAagtaatacatttaaaattcaattctatTGTACAGTGGTTGGAAAATTTATGGTCAAATTGGAATTTAAGGTTAAGAATGGTGGTATATATTCTATGCTGATAAA GGGTTATTCACAACATATACGCGTTAAATGTTTTCCTGACATTGTAGACTATGGCGAGATACCCATTGCTATACCTCAAAAACGTTTAGTATTACTTATGAATCCCCTAACGGTACCAATAACCGTACAATGTACCGTACGAAATGATGGCAACGAAACaccattaattttaaatgcccGCAATATAGAGGAACATTTGCCCATCACAGTAAATGATCCATTTTATTACACTCAACTGTCAGCGAAAGCTGAAAACATTGATGGAAGTGTAGTAAGTGAACTGGAGGATGTAGAGTTTAAATTTGATTGCGAAGGTTCAGAAAATTCAGTAATTAGTGTGCGTTCCTTAATCGATGATAATTCGTCGTGTAGTAGCGAATTTGATAAATTAGCTTTAG ATTTCATACCAGACATGTCCCATAAGTTTGTGTCCAATGtgaagaaaattaatatattcgACAAACCAGAATTAGAAAAAAGAGTTTTAGAAGAAGCTCTAAATGCTCTACTTAAAACGCCTTATTTCAatgctatagaaaaatataaaaattatactcaAATGGATTGGAATACCTTAGCTACAGATCCCCAAGAAATCTACTGTAACAACGAGATTATACGTCTAAAACCAAATACTGGAAAAGTCATTGCTATTATAGTTATACCGAATATTGTCGGCTATCAACATAAATACATAGAACTTAGAGTGTGTCCTCTTATGCAGCCTTCAACAAACAATGCATTAAATAACTCTAGTCAAATTGTGGAAACAGAGCATATGATTTCTAAACTGTGGCTTGAATATAATTGTTCGGTACCAGAAATCAAATGGAACAATGAGGTTATTTTGCAGGATAAAGTTTATGCGGGAGagttttttgattttcaaatgGTATTTGAAAATACCAGTAATATAGGTGGTTTCTTTTATTATGATGTTATT CCACATTCCAATTTGGGTATTATGGAGTTTACAAATTCCGAATGGAAATATTTCATTGAACCTGATGCGAAACTATTTGTACCatgtaaagtaaaatttaataaattgggATTTATTACTTTAGCAGGACT CATTAAGTTTGTGGGAGTTTATGCTTGTTATCCATTTCATATTAAAGCTCAAGTTTTTCCaccaaaagtaaattttattccaAGTTCGATATCAAAATTAGTAGATGTTTTAGAACCTATAAagctttatatatttatagaaaatgctACACCTACAACAACTTGGTTTCAACTAAAATTG AAAGATGAATCTTGTATGAATATAGAACCCATGGGTGGTCAATTGGCTCCTACTGGTCAAATTATGTATGTTACTTTAAATGCATTGTATAAAGATCCTGGAACTCATAAAAATGTACTATATATTGCAACTGAATTTGCAAGTATAGAG AAAATTCCCATCACCATCTATGTCAAAGGTATACCGATATTTTTTGAACCAGAAATACGTGATCAACACTTAAATATTGACACTATACTATGCAATACAGAAGAGGATTACTATGCAGATAAACCAAATTTTTCGAAACAGATCAAAGTTGTGAATAAAGGTCTAAGAAATTATCGTTTAAGTATTGCACGTATCAAGAGTTCGGCTAAACCAACATGTAGCTTAAATTCATCAAAAGCTAAATTGACtttaaaaccaaataatttattaatatcacCTTTAGCGATCAATtactttaatatctttattaattGTTGTGAAAATACAACAGTATATAGTGAATTTCGCATACAATTAACGGATCATAGTGATGTAAAACATATGGAAACTTCTAGTTTTATACTGTCAACGACATTTATAATACCACAATTAACATGGAATCGGCGAGAAATTACTATGAACTATTATAGAagacataaatttaatgaacatGATCAGTggg aaactaTTAAGCTAAGGAATAATACGGTGAATAGAGTGgattgtgttaatttaaaaatagccGGGCCTTTTAAAATCAAAGAATTATTTGAACACAACTACGAAAATGAATTGAATTTTTCAATGGCAAGTTTCGAAACGAAagaattatttataatgttaaataaGAATGCGATCAGAAAtcgtttaaatacatattatgaaGGATGTATAACATGTTATGCCAATTCAAGGGCACAG AAATCGGTTCGCTTAAAATTAATGGTATTCATAcctaaaatatctataaaacaaaaccaaattaCTTTATTTGTTCAGAATGTTGAGGGTTCCACCTATATAGAACTAGAAAATACGGGAGAAGTACCAGCCATTTATAAATGGAAGAAATTAAATGAAGAATGGCATTATATTAAAGAG GACGATGATACTCAACAAGTAGCTTCTATGATATTAACTGATCTCATACAAATGCTGGAATTAGAAAATGTTGATCCTGAATTGGACACAGAACCCAATATGACATTACGTTATCAGAaatataaatgtgttttaaagcCCATGAAAGATCATATTGAGGTTAAAGATATTCTTaatgaaattatagaaaatttagacTTAATGGGAAGACGTTATAAATTGTGTTATCAAGAAGATTTGACAACAGCCAATAACCCTAAGACAAACGATATTCATTTTAGTCTGCAATCTATAGATCATACACAAACTGATATAAATGTAGTTAAAGATATTGAACAATTTAAGGAAGAAACAGAGGAGGAATTAAAAGATCACTTAAATTctcaaacaatatattttaatcgGAAATTTGAACCGACTTCATCTGCAGCGTCTGCCATAGCAGAAGAAATATCAAACGAAAACATTTGTGTTTATCATACGTTAGATCATGTACTAGATCATTTAAAATTAGATGACAGTAATGTATTATCACTGCCTAGCTCTGAAACTTGCGACCTAAAAAACTCGGTCTATTTCTTTGATAAATGTGGTCTATTGCATGAAAATCAAAAGGAAATGTGTGTTTTGCATATTCCACCTATTAGAAGAg GTTTTGAGGTTCGTTCCATATTTCAATTAGATGTGGTGGGTGGTAAATCCCAACAATTAGAGATGATTTTCGTTAATTTGGATAAATCGGTAACATTAAGCAAGGAAACCATTTATCTGGGGCTAAAG CCTTGGTATGAACAATATCGTACAAAAACCTATGTTCAAAATACTACCAATTACCAAGTTTCTCTAAAAATCAAACAAGaccaaaaaaatccaaataaactACCAAAAATTGCTCTGGGTCACATTAACATAAAGGTCAATAAAACGCTTCAATTATTACCATTTCAAACTACTAACATACGGACTGAAG ATCAATTAGAAACTTCCGCAGAATatcatttattacaaaaactattttacctggaaatatttaaatcaattacTGAAAAAGATGATGATTATCTTAAGGGCTTAAATGAAGAAGGAAATGTTTTGCAAGAGATTCCAAGTTTTTCAACAGATTTAAGTGAAATGGAAAATAGCTCAGAAACAGTTGAAACTTTGATGAATATGAAAAAAgaacaaagattttttaatattatacaaacctatattttggttaataataatgAAGATCTGCCTAATTCTACGGTTTTAGAACAACTACTACaaactgaaaaatttattaatcaattaCGTGTTAACACCGAAAATTGTTCCATTTTAAATTCGCTTTATCAAAACTATTTACAacatcaaaaaaattatcaagaTAAAATGcctattaatttaaaacattttaccaTACAATCTCTTCCTTTTGAATTAAGAACTAACATTTTAGATATGGGCAACGtgtatttaaatcaatattttaaatttgtgttgAAATTAGAGTTTATAGGTCCTGGTGAGCTCGGAGCAGCTGTTAGAAGTGCTGTTAAAATTCCCGGTTTAACGATTGATTTTGAAGTTGTAGACAA taCCGCTATTGAAGATTTAATTTATTACCGCAACGATGAAAACACAACTTTATGCGATAAACCCTACCTCAATATAAGTGAACGTCAATTGGATGCTGAAACCAACCCCAAACTTAAACATGCCCATTCCTATGACATCAATATTTTGCAAGAACATCAACGTAATATCCAGATAAAGGAACGTAAATGCATCAGGAATTATTATAATAGTTTAAATACAACTATTTATAAAGATCAGAAACATCATTTtacatattgtaaaatatttacaaacaaaactatTTCGCAAACAAAAATCAATGTCATTATACTATTCCGTCCGCAACAGAcccattataaatataaacaaaatcttgAGGATTATCTTTATATTGAT TTACATATGGGTCCCACTCTCCAAATATTACTACGAGCTTTAATCATCGATAGAAATCGTCACGATGTTAACTAA